One Brassica oleracea var. oleracea cultivar TO1000 unplaced genomic scaffold, BOL UnpScaffold00889, whole genome shotgun sequence genomic window carries:
- the LOC106320342 gene encoding probable WRKY transcription factor 19 isoform X2, translating to MDEDDKEYWEELLEFNRQRPPSGSTADDAGEGINAASFKEMDEDDKENPFSSPLVLNEHLKKTQIGDEKKLNIPAGQQQHNLCEKCLTTSDDLHRLVVTANKDACKYFPLATVFRSTDNFLQLEDEEGKPWMFEFSYLKVSQIYEFTEAWSSYVKEKQLGIGDFVFIQRHRTDSSRLSIGFRRRNNSLLYENPAPLTMSIGDGGSALQSDNFPCHDPAPSTISFMDGDAPLQLTPPFQSDNFPCHDPAPAALQLDPCQDTFPCHDLAPPTISFGDGGAAPRDCIYLLPDSVTSSETLEQPRVSGYSITGVDHILVISCGYNQSSEERYFISYIFNELRLRGFAPLGYDLSRSPVNGNQDLLDKSQLGIIIFSMNYVSSRECMDGFVALMDHSKANELMLFPVFFEVEFCNVKDQAGSFEKAFAQFENSVQASQVLKWKAAVKELTSTDRYHQYKKGDEVMLAKNIVRDVQVNSKTGSNLTESLQLSYILSLLNSSQSSAPHIVGLWGMAGIGKTTFSREIFRTQGERYDVCYFLPDFHQLCQTKGLNPLREEFLSKIFGEEKVFIDPCGTKLSFTRDRFRDKKVLIVLDGVSNARDAEVLVGGFGWFSGGHTIILTSRNRQVLVKCNAKEIYEIKKLSESDSIRLCRQFATEKNWKVRMSLIEELVNYASGNPLALRALCSSIQKQCISDEEEHLSILHHHPPIEIRDAFGGIFRELDDNEKNTFLDLACFFKGENKDHVVNILDGCGFLTDLGISGLIDESLISLVDNRIEMPNIFQDMGRFVVRQEHEEAGKRSRLSDSSDIVDVLTNNSGTEIIEGIFLNASGLKLKLSSNVFEEMDRLRLLKLHYPTSENDCKVSLPEGLLSLPDELRLLHWERYPLESLPGNFNPENLVELNMPYSNLTKLWEGTESLEMLKRIILSHSRQLTDFSWLSMATNLEHIDLEGCTSLVEVNSSSILHHRKLSFLSLKDCSHLRIIPSTAHLESLEVLNLSGCSELEHLEDFSPNLTKIYLAGTAIKEIPSSIVALTRLVTLDVGNCNRLQHLPPEINLKAVVGFTPSQPGQPVCTSYFHTGICSKGPACSSDHPTLSTHKNTSSIASETQVHVELIRALTHENPSSNNLEEVSTKKPRIHRTTSFVTSGTLDLNQQEIGFSFFNQPESSSPLGASLSEFSRGGRSNKVFQIFGVSVICKPNN from the exons ATGGACGAAGACGATAAGGAATACTGGGAAGAATTGTTGGAGTTCAACCGCCAACGTCCGCCGTCTGGGAGCACCGCCGATGATGCCGGGGAAGGTATCAACGCGGCTTCCTTCAAAGAGATGGACGAAGACGATAAGGAAAATCCATTTAGCAGCCCCTTGGTATTGAATGAACATTTGAAGAAAACGCAGATTGGTGACGAGAAGAAGCTCAATATCCCTGCAGGACAACAACAACATAATCTCTGCGAGAAATGTTTGACAACCAGCGATGACCTGCACCGCCTCGTCGTTACCGCCAACAAGGACGCCTGTAAGTACTTTCCATTAGCCACTGTCTTCAGAAGCACTGACAACTTCCTCCAGTTAGAGGACGAGGAAGGAAAACCATGGATGTTCGAGTTCTCATACCTTAAAGTCAGTCAAATTTACGAATTCACCGAAGCTTGGAGCAGCTACGTTAAGGAGAAGCAGCTGGGAATCGGAGACTTTGTTTTCATCCAACGACACCGTACCGACAGCAGCAGGCTCTCCATTGGCTTCAGAAGGCGCAACAATAGTCTTCTGTATGAGAATCCAGCACCACTGACTATGTCCATTGGGGACGGTGGCTCTGCTCTACAGTCGGATAATTTTCCATGTCATGATCCAGCGCCATCCACCATATCCTTTATGGACGGTGACGCTCCTCTACAGTTGACTCCCCCATTCCAGTCGGATAATTTTCCATGTCATGATCCAGCACCAGCTGCTCTACAGTTGGATCCGTGTCAGGATACATTTCCATGTCATGATCTAGCACCACCAACCATATCCTTTGGGGACGGTGGTGCCGCCCCCAGAGACTGCATTTATCTTCTTCCGGACTCTGTCACATCCTCCGAGACGCTGGAACAGCCAAGAGTCTCTGGGTATAGCATTACAGGGGTTGACCATATTTTAGTCATTTCTTGTGGTTACAACCAAAGCTCTGAAGAGAGATACTTCATCAGCTACATCTTCAACGAGTTACGTCTCCGTGGCTTCGCCCCTCTGGGTTATGATCTATCCAGGAGCCCAGTCAATGGGAATCAGGATCTGCTAGACAAGTCACAGCTTGGTATTATCATTTTCTCCATGAACTATGTTTCTTCCAGAGAATGCATGGATGGATTTGTGGCCCTCATGGATCATTCGAAAGCAAACGAGCTTATGCTCTTTCCTGTCTTTTTTGAAGTAGAGTTTTGTAACGTCAAGGACCAGGCTGGCTCTTTTGAAAAAGCATTTGCACAATTTGAGAATTCAGTCCAGGCATCCCAAGTTCTGAAATGGAAGGCGGCAGTCAAGGAATTAACTTCCACGGATAGATATCATCAGTATAAGAAAGG GGACGAGGTTATGCTTGCAAAGAATATTGTTAGAGATGTCCAAGTCAATTCTAAAACTGGGAGTAATCTAACAGAAAGTCTGCAGTTAAGTTATATATTGTCCCTGCTGAATAGTTCGCAATCTTCAGCACCACATATTGTTGGACTTTGGGGTATGGCCGGCATAGGGAAGACTACCTTCTCTAGAGAAATTTTCAGAACACAAGGTGAGAGATATGACGTGTGCTACTTTTTGCCAGACTTTCATCAATTGTGTCAAACAAAAGGGCTGAATCCTTTGCGTGAAGAATTCTTGTCAAAAATCTTTGGAGAAGAAAAAGTTTTCATAGACCCATGTGGTACAAAACTAAGTTTCACAAGAGATAGGTTCCGTGATAAAAAAGTTCTGATTGTCCTTGATGGTGTCAGTAATGCTAGAGATGCCGAAGTCTTGGTTGGAGGGTTTGGCTGGTTTTCTGGTGGACATACAATCATCTTAACATCTAGGAATAGGCAAGTTCTCGTAAAATGTAACGCCAAAGAGATTTACGAGATCAAGAAATTATCCGAGTCTGACTCTATTCGCCTTTGCCGCCAGTTTGCCACTGAAAAAAATTGGAAGGTCAGGATGTCTTTGATCGAGGAGCTGGTGAACTACGCTAGTGGCAATCCACTGGCTCTACGGGCCTTATGTTCGTCTATTCAAAAGCAATGTATTAGCGATGAGGAAGAACATCTGAGTATATTACATCACCATCCACCAATCGAGATTCGTGATGCATTTGGAGGAATTTTTAGAGAACTAGATGACAACGAGAAGAATACATTTTTGGACCTCGCATGTTTTTTCAAAGGAGAGAATAAAGATCATGTGGTGAACATACTTGATGGTTGCGGTTTTCTTACAGATTTAGGAATCTCTGGTCTCATTGATGAGTCCCTCATCAGCCTTGTAGATAACAGGATAGAGATGCCTAATATTTTCCAAGACATGGGTCGATTTGTTGTTCGTCAAGAACACGAAGAGGCAGGCAAGCGTAGCAGATTGTCGGATTCTAGTGACATTGTTGATGTGCTGACAAACAATTCA GGAACAGAAATAATTGAAGGCATATTTCTAAATGCGTCTGGCTTGAAACTGAAGCTGAGTTCTAATGTATTTGAGGAGATGGATAGACTTAGATTGCTGAAGCTCCACTATCCAACTTCTGAAAACGACTGCAAAGTTTCTCTTCCTGAAGGCCTCCTTTCTTTGCCGGATGAGCTACGGCTACTCCATTGGGAAAGATATCCTCTAGAGTCCTTACCTGGGAACTTCAATCCTGAAAATCTTGTAGAACTGAACATGCCATACAGCAACTTGACAAAACTATGGGAAGGAACAGAG AGTCTTGAGATGCTAAAGAGGATCATTCTGAGTCACTCCCGACAGTTGACTGATTTCTCATGGCTTTCAATGGCTACGAACCTTGAGCATATTGATCTTGAAGGATGTACGAGTCTGGTTGAAGTTAACTCATCATCTATTCTTCATCATCGCAAGCTTAGTTTCTTGAGTCTGAAAGACTGTTCTCATTTGCGTATAATTCCTAGCACAGCTCATCTAGAATCTCTTGAAGTTCTTAATCTATCCGGCTGCTCAGAGCTCGAGCACCTTGAGGATTTCTCACCAAACCTGACAAAGATATATCTCGCTGGGACTGCCATTAAAGAAATACCATCGTCAATAGTGGCTCTCACTAGGCTTGTTACATTAGATGTGGGGAATTGTAATAGACTTCAGCATCTGCCACCAGAGATTAACCTGAAAGCTGTGGTCGGATTTACACCATCTCAGCCG GGACAACCTGTGTGCACCTCATATTTTCACACTGGAATCTGCAGTAAGGGTCCTGCTTGTTCTTCTGATCATCCAACGTTGTCAACACACAAGAACACATCATCCATTGCTTCCGAGACACAGGTTCATGTAGAACTAATTCGTGCTCTTACACATGAAAATCCTTCAAGTAATAACCTTGAGGAAGTATCAACTAAGAAACCCAGAATACATAGGACCACGTCTTTTGTGACTTCCGGGACACTGGATTTGAATCAGCAAGAAattggtttctctttttttaatcaacCAGAATCGTCGTCCCCGCTTGGAGCTTCATTAAGTGAGTTcagtaggggtgggcgttcaaATAAGGTTTTTCAGATTTTCGGAGTTTCTGTTATATGTAAACCCAATAATTGA
- the LOC106320342 gene encoding probable WRKY transcription factor 19 isoform X1, with protein MDEDDKEYWEELLEFNRQPPPSGSTADDAGEGINAASFKGMDEDDKEYWEELLEFNRQRPPSGSTADDAGEGINAASFKEMDEDDKENPFSSPLVLNEHLKKTQIGDEKKLNIPAGQQQHNLCEKCLTTSDDLHRLVVTANKDACKYFPLATVFRSTDNFLQLEDEEGKPWMFEFSYLKVSQIYEFTEAWSSYVKEKQLGIGDFVFIQRHRTDSSRLSIGFRRRNNSLLYENPAPLTMSIGDGGSALQSDNFPCHDPAPSTISFMDGDAPLQLTPPFQSDNFPCHDPAPAALQLDPCQDTFPCHDLAPPTISFGDGGAAPRDCIYLLPDSVTSSETLEQPRVSGYSITGVDHILVISCGYNQSSEERYFISYIFNELRLRGFAPLGYDLSRSPVNGNQDLLDKSQLGIIIFSMNYVSSRECMDGFVALMDHSKANELMLFPVFFEVEFCNVKDQAGSFEKAFAQFENSVQASQVLKWKAAVKELTSTDRYHQYKKGDEVMLAKNIVRDVQVNSKTGSNLTESLQLSYILSLLNSSQSSAPHIVGLWGMAGIGKTTFSREIFRTQGERYDVCYFLPDFHQLCQTKGLNPLREEFLSKIFGEEKVFIDPCGTKLSFTRDRFRDKKVLIVLDGVSNARDAEVLVGGFGWFSGGHTIILTSRNRQVLVKCNAKEIYEIKKLSESDSIRLCRQFATEKNWKVRMSLIEELVNYASGNPLALRALCSSIQKQCISDEEEHLSILHHHPPIEIRDAFGGIFRELDDNEKNTFLDLACFFKGENKDHVVNILDGCGFLTDLGISGLIDESLISLVDNRIEMPNIFQDMGRFVVRQEHEEAGKRSRLSDSSDIVDVLTNNSGTEIIEGIFLNASGLKLKLSSNVFEEMDRLRLLKLHYPTSENDCKVSLPEGLLSLPDELRLLHWERYPLESLPGNFNPENLVELNMPYSNLTKLWEGTESLEMLKRIILSHSRQLTDFSWLSMATNLEHIDLEGCTSLVEVNSSSILHHRKLSFLSLKDCSHLRIIPSTAHLESLEVLNLSGCSELEHLEDFSPNLTKIYLAGTAIKEIPSSIVALTRLVTLDVGNCNRLQHLPPEINLKAVVGFTPSQPGQPVCTSYFHTGICSKGPACSSDHPTLSTHKNTSSIASETQVHVELIRALTHENPSSNNLEEVSTKKPRIHRTTSFVTSGTLDLNQQEIGFSFFNQPESSSPLGASLSEFSRGGRSNKVFQIFGVSVICKPNN; from the exons ATGGACGAAGACGATAAGGAATACTGGGAAGAATTGCTGGAGTTCAACCGCCAACCTCCGCCGTCTGGGAGCACCGCCGATGACGCCGGGGAAGGTATCAACGCGGCTTCCTTCAAAGGGATGGACGAAGACGATAAGGAATACTGGGAAGAATTGTTGGAGTTCAACCGCCAACGTCCGCCGTCTGGGAGCACCGCCGATGATGCCGGGGAAGGTATCAACGCGGCTTCCTTCAAAGAGATGGACGAAGACGATAAGGAAAATCCATTTAGCAGCCCCTTGGTATTGAATGAACATTTGAAGAAAACGCAGATTGGTGACGAGAAGAAGCTCAATATCCCTGCAGGACAACAACAACATAATCTCTGCGAGAAATGTTTGACAACCAGCGATGACCTGCACCGCCTCGTCGTTACCGCCAACAAGGACGCCTGTAAGTACTTTCCATTAGCCACTGTCTTCAGAAGCACTGACAACTTCCTCCAGTTAGAGGACGAGGAAGGAAAACCATGGATGTTCGAGTTCTCATACCTTAAAGTCAGTCAAATTTACGAATTCACCGAAGCTTGGAGCAGCTACGTTAAGGAGAAGCAGCTGGGAATCGGAGACTTTGTTTTCATCCAACGACACCGTACCGACAGCAGCAGGCTCTCCATTGGCTTCAGAAGGCGCAACAATAGTCTTCTGTATGAGAATCCAGCACCACTGACTATGTCCATTGGGGACGGTGGCTCTGCTCTACAGTCGGATAATTTTCCATGTCATGATCCAGCGCCATCCACCATATCCTTTATGGACGGTGACGCTCCTCTACAGTTGACTCCCCCATTCCAGTCGGATAATTTTCCATGTCATGATCCAGCACCAGCTGCTCTACAGTTGGATCCGTGTCAGGATACATTTCCATGTCATGATCTAGCACCACCAACCATATCCTTTGGGGACGGTGGTGCCGCCCCCAGAGACTGCATTTATCTTCTTCCGGACTCTGTCACATCCTCCGAGACGCTGGAACAGCCAAGAGTCTCTGGGTATAGCATTACAGGGGTTGACCATATTTTAGTCATTTCTTGTGGTTACAACCAAAGCTCTGAAGAGAGATACTTCATCAGCTACATCTTCAACGAGTTACGTCTCCGTGGCTTCGCCCCTCTGGGTTATGATCTATCCAGGAGCCCAGTCAATGGGAATCAGGATCTGCTAGACAAGTCACAGCTTGGTATTATCATTTTCTCCATGAACTATGTTTCTTCCAGAGAATGCATGGATGGATTTGTGGCCCTCATGGATCATTCGAAAGCAAACGAGCTTATGCTCTTTCCTGTCTTTTTTGAAGTAGAGTTTTGTAACGTCAAGGACCAGGCTGGCTCTTTTGAAAAAGCATTTGCACAATTTGAGAATTCAGTCCAGGCATCCCAAGTTCTGAAATGGAAGGCGGCAGTCAAGGAATTAACTTCCACGGATAGATATCATCAGTATAAGAAAGG GGACGAGGTTATGCTTGCAAAGAATATTGTTAGAGATGTCCAAGTCAATTCTAAAACTGGGAGTAATCTAACAGAAAGTCTGCAGTTAAGTTATATATTGTCCCTGCTGAATAGTTCGCAATCTTCAGCACCACATATTGTTGGACTTTGGGGTATGGCCGGCATAGGGAAGACTACCTTCTCTAGAGAAATTTTCAGAACACAAGGTGAGAGATATGACGTGTGCTACTTTTTGCCAGACTTTCATCAATTGTGTCAAACAAAAGGGCTGAATCCTTTGCGTGAAGAATTCTTGTCAAAAATCTTTGGAGAAGAAAAAGTTTTCATAGACCCATGTGGTACAAAACTAAGTTTCACAAGAGATAGGTTCCGTGATAAAAAAGTTCTGATTGTCCTTGATGGTGTCAGTAATGCTAGAGATGCCGAAGTCTTGGTTGGAGGGTTTGGCTGGTTTTCTGGTGGACATACAATCATCTTAACATCTAGGAATAGGCAAGTTCTCGTAAAATGTAACGCCAAAGAGATTTACGAGATCAAGAAATTATCCGAGTCTGACTCTATTCGCCTTTGCCGCCAGTTTGCCACTGAAAAAAATTGGAAGGTCAGGATGTCTTTGATCGAGGAGCTGGTGAACTACGCTAGTGGCAATCCACTGGCTCTACGGGCCTTATGTTCGTCTATTCAAAAGCAATGTATTAGCGATGAGGAAGAACATCTGAGTATATTACATCACCATCCACCAATCGAGATTCGTGATGCATTTGGAGGAATTTTTAGAGAACTAGATGACAACGAGAAGAATACATTTTTGGACCTCGCATGTTTTTTCAAAGGAGAGAATAAAGATCATGTGGTGAACATACTTGATGGTTGCGGTTTTCTTACAGATTTAGGAATCTCTGGTCTCATTGATGAGTCCCTCATCAGCCTTGTAGATAACAGGATAGAGATGCCTAATATTTTCCAAGACATGGGTCGATTTGTTGTTCGTCAAGAACACGAAGAGGCAGGCAAGCGTAGCAGATTGTCGGATTCTAGTGACATTGTTGATGTGCTGACAAACAATTCA GGAACAGAAATAATTGAAGGCATATTTCTAAATGCGTCTGGCTTGAAACTGAAGCTGAGTTCTAATGTATTTGAGGAGATGGATAGACTTAGATTGCTGAAGCTCCACTATCCAACTTCTGAAAACGACTGCAAAGTTTCTCTTCCTGAAGGCCTCCTTTCTTTGCCGGATGAGCTACGGCTACTCCATTGGGAAAGATATCCTCTAGAGTCCTTACCTGGGAACTTCAATCCTGAAAATCTTGTAGAACTGAACATGCCATACAGCAACTTGACAAAACTATGGGAAGGAACAGAG AGTCTTGAGATGCTAAAGAGGATCATTCTGAGTCACTCCCGACAGTTGACTGATTTCTCATGGCTTTCAATGGCTACGAACCTTGAGCATATTGATCTTGAAGGATGTACGAGTCTGGTTGAAGTTAACTCATCATCTATTCTTCATCATCGCAAGCTTAGTTTCTTGAGTCTGAAAGACTGTTCTCATTTGCGTATAATTCCTAGCACAGCTCATCTAGAATCTCTTGAAGTTCTTAATCTATCCGGCTGCTCAGAGCTCGAGCACCTTGAGGATTTCTCACCAAACCTGACAAAGATATATCTCGCTGGGACTGCCATTAAAGAAATACCATCGTCAATAGTGGCTCTCACTAGGCTTGTTACATTAGATGTGGGGAATTGTAATAGACTTCAGCATCTGCCACCAGAGATTAACCTGAAAGCTGTGGTCGGATTTACACCATCTCAGCCG GGACAACCTGTGTGCACCTCATATTTTCACACTGGAATCTGCAGTAAGGGTCCTGCTTGTTCTTCTGATCATCCAACGTTGTCAACACACAAGAACACATCATCCATTGCTTCCGAGACACAGGTTCATGTAGAACTAATTCGTGCTCTTACACATGAAAATCCTTCAAGTAATAACCTTGAGGAAGTATCAACTAAGAAACCCAGAATACATAGGACCACGTCTTTTGTGACTTCCGGGACACTGGATTTGAATCAGCAAGAAattggtttctctttttttaatcaacCAGAATCGTCGTCCCCGCTTGGAGCTTCATTAAGTGAGTTcagtaggggtgggcgttcaaATAAGGTTTTTCAGATTTTCGGAGTTTCTGTTATATGTAAACCCAATAATTGA